The following proteins are co-located in the Streptomyces bottropensis ATCC 25435 genome:
- a CDS encoding condensation domain-containing protein, with translation MLQIPFSDADIEPGTVISWSLRIEHSPRDGKDSSPESASPPLKSASFNQDKHHSSSEATRSTSDGIASSITVTFEIAGPLDFGALESAFLLLVRRHEVLRCEFRRLAGDLNCTALAAESIVLEAEEVGRFHSGDDLHTHLDKTFKSIDTLSWPLFLMGAVVREASATVYLCFDHIVCDGLSMPVVVNELQTAYADLVAERDPRLPAAGSYLTFGDDQRHRFASLGADDERLTYWKDFIRGNGGFFPRFPFDLGVPGDQLFPLVNRALPLLDAPGTDALAAGARASGGSVFTAVLAAAATAQHRLGGPGVYRGLLPISERADEGGGAVGGAPNPWQHSIGWFVNTMPIEFRVGEGGSDHAATIARARTAYGELQRHAGIPFVRAWELLAPESFTLHHWPFPVNFFSYIDFRRTPGGQQHPLWKPMLHVWAARGNGISHWFHRTATGLHVNMLHVDTPQAHEISDALHEELVRVLLEVAGERGTVRGPVSIPRPSRPATTVGS, from the coding sequence GTGCTGCAGATTCCTTTCTCCGACGCCGACATCGAGCCTGGGACCGTCATCTCCTGGTCCTTGCGCATTGAGCATTCCCCTCGGGACGGGAAGGATTCCTCTCCCGAATCGGCCTCGCCCCCGCTCAAATCAGCGTCCTTCAATCAGGACAAGCACCACTCGTCCTCCGAGGCGACGCGGAGCACGAGCGACGGAATCGCCAGCTCGATCACGGTGACCTTCGAGATCGCGGGCCCGCTGGACTTCGGGGCTCTCGAATCGGCGTTCCTGCTCCTCGTACGACGGCACGAGGTGCTCCGCTGCGAGTTCCGGCGCCTGGCCGGCGACCTGAACTGCACGGCGCTGGCTGCCGAGTCCATCGTCCTGGAGGCGGAGGAGGTCGGCCGCTTCCACAGCGGTGACGACCTGCACACCCACCTCGACAAGACGTTCAAGAGCATCGACACGCTGTCCTGGCCGCTGTTCCTCATGGGGGCGGTGGTCCGGGAGGCGAGCGCCACGGTCTACCTCTGCTTCGACCACATCGTGTGCGACGGCCTGTCCATGCCCGTCGTCGTGAACGAGCTCCAGACCGCGTACGCCGACCTCGTGGCCGAACGCGACCCGCGACTCCCCGCCGCAGGAAGCTACCTGACCTTCGGCGACGACCAGCGTCACCGCTTTGCCTCCCTCGGCGCCGACGACGAGCGTCTGACGTACTGGAAGGACTTCATCCGCGGGAACGGCGGCTTCTTCCCCCGGTTCCCCTTCGACCTGGGCGTGCCGGGAGACCAGCTGTTTCCCCTGGTCAACCGGGCCCTCCCGCTCCTGGACGCCCCTGGAACCGACGCGCTCGCGGCGGGCGCCCGCGCATCGGGGGGCAGCGTCTTCACGGCCGTGCTGGCGGCCGCGGCGACGGCTCAGCACCGCCTCGGAGGGCCGGGGGTCTACCGGGGCCTGCTCCCCATCAGCGAGCGGGCGGACGAGGGCGGCGGGGCCGTGGGAGGGGCGCCGAATCCATGGCAGCACTCCATCGGCTGGTTCGTGAACACGATGCCGATCGAGTTCCGGGTGGGTGAGGGCGGCAGCGACCACGCGGCCACGATCGCGCGGGCCCGCACGGCGTACGGCGAGCTGCAGCGGCACGCCGGCATCCCCTTCGTACGGGCGTGGGAACTGCTGGCCCCCGAGTCCTTCACCCTCCACCACTGGCCGTTCCCGGTGAACTTCTTCTCCTACATCGACTTCCGCAGGACCCCCGGCGGCCAGCAACACCCGCTCTGGAAGCCGATGTTGCACGTCTGGGCCGCCCGGGGCAACGGCATCAGCCACTGGTTCCACCGCACCGCCACGGGCCTCCACGTCAACATGCTGCACGTCGACACCCCCCAAGCACATGAGATCAGCGACGCCCTGCACGAGGAACTCGTACGGGTCCTGCTGGAGGTCGCGGGTGAGCGCGGCACGGTCCGTGGGCCGGTGTCCATCCCCAGGCCGTCGCGGCCGGCGACGACCGTGGGGAGCTGA
- a CDS encoding FtsX-like permease family protein has protein sequence MRELVLGLRLLMGAGRGSRVRFLLMVAGSAVGVSCLAIVLTIPGILAAQDGRKAAREPGCVKDPKRFACLMSEGSSFELIRTDPYGSEPMTRVFLARGDKPVEPPPGLKELPGPGELFVSPRLSKELRREPGLALLLPGDEQGTIGAHGLAHPDELYAYVGVERDELNGGSDPVAFFGREGADWPTVEPSTLDIVRFTLAGVVLLPLAVFLSVCARLSAAARTRRLAALRLLGLSRKGTQRVNAAETVAAALLGAALGLGIYEVSNQLVARVGVPGFKWYPSDGSLSLPTALVCLLGCPTLAWFVGRASAKKAAANPLAARRSAVERAPGKWGLLPLVPGMAIVVGYCVAGATGNAPRDTEVSSILMPLAVVLVGIGLVMMLPVFSRTLSQWVARTTHSVSLGLAMRRNETEPGGALRVATGLVMLVFAASLVQGVLIELDQVSKNTSPVQAYDIPLAGTTADRQRAWEEVKGVRGHAVVMRSRSSSDIDRWEPTLEAVVATCAQFRSMVRKVDGCVDGRPMLLWDPKQVATELPKLGARFPFDLRHEGQRRVMQVKVPDEVLRYSDDYGLPVFHSGSVLLPPSAIPADHRPDVATLTLLSSSAPETVRAVLDGIGGVDPTTEVGTPGVVVTSLQQITVVKSLLGIGMVLGLIIGVAAYLVAATDRAVERKPQVTALSLLGARPRTLRTVQVAQVVVPLAVGLALAVVLGKLAESSYLVTGGGAIYWDGAGVPLLLACAVGAVAVAAAGALPLVGRRIDPELIRRD, from the coding sequence GTGAGGGAACTCGTCCTGGGCCTCAGGCTGCTGATGGGAGCCGGTAGGGGTAGTCGTGTGCGCTTCCTGCTCATGGTCGCGGGGAGTGCCGTTGGAGTGAGTTGCCTGGCCATCGTTCTCACGATCCCCGGGATTCTGGCGGCGCAGGACGGGCGCAAGGCGGCGCGTGAACCGGGTTGCGTCAAAGATCCGAAGCGATTCGCCTGCCTTATGTCCGAAGGAAGCTCCTTCGAATTGATCAGGACGGATCCTTACGGTTCGGAACCCATGACCCGTGTTTTTCTCGCGCGGGGTGACAAGCCGGTCGAGCCACCGCCCGGCCTTAAAGAACTCCCCGGTCCTGGCGAGCTGTTCGTCTCACCACGACTGAGTAAGGAGCTCCGGCGAGAGCCGGGTTTGGCTCTACTTCTACCGGGCGACGAGCAGGGGACCATCGGTGCACATGGGCTCGCTCACCCAGACGAGTTGTACGCGTACGTCGGTGTAGAGCGGGACGAACTAAATGGTGGCAGTGATCCCGTGGCGTTCTTCGGCAGAGAGGGCGCCGACTGGCCCACAGTGGAGCCTTCAACGCTCGACATCGTCCGCTTCACTCTTGCAGGCGTTGTCTTGTTGCCCTTGGCCGTCTTCCTCTCAGTGTGTGCCCGACTCTCCGCCGCCGCACGCACCCGGCGGTTGGCCGCGCTGCGACTGCTGGGACTGAGCAGGAAGGGCACCCAGCGAGTCAACGCTGCCGAGACAGTCGCGGCGGCCTTGCTGGGCGCCGCGCTCGGTCTCGGCATCTACGAGGTCTCCAATCAACTCGTCGCACGAGTGGGAGTGCCGGGCTTCAAGTGGTACCCGTCGGACGGCTCCTTGTCTCTGCCCACGGCCTTGGTCTGCCTCCTCGGCTGTCCGACCCTCGCGTGGTTCGTGGGCCGAGCCAGTGCGAAGAAGGCAGCCGCGAACCCGCTGGCTGCTCGGCGGAGTGCTGTGGAGAGGGCGCCCGGAAAGTGGGGGCTGCTTCCACTGGTCCCGGGTATGGCCATCGTGGTCGGGTACTGCGTGGCCGGTGCGACGGGCAATGCTCCCCGGGACACGGAGGTCTCCTCAATCCTCATGCCCCTCGCGGTTGTTCTGGTGGGAATCGGGCTCGTAATGATGTTGCCGGTCTTCTCGCGGACTCTTTCGCAGTGGGTGGCCCGCACCACTCACTCGGTCTCCCTCGGCCTGGCCATGCGACGCAACGAGACGGAACCCGGTGGCGCTTTGCGAGTGGCTACCGGTCTGGTGATGTTGGTTTTCGCCGCGTCGCTGGTGCAGGGGGTCCTGATCGAACTGGACCAGGTCTCCAAAAACACCTCCCCAGTCCAGGCATACGACATCCCACTTGCGGGCACCACGGCTGACCGGCAGCGAGCATGGGAGGAGGTGAAGGGGGTTCGAGGGCACGCGGTCGTCATGCGTTCGCGGTCGAGCTCCGACATCGACCGCTGGGAGCCGACTCTCGAAGCGGTGGTCGCCACGTGTGCGCAATTTCGGAGCATGGTGCGGAAAGTCGACGGCTGTGTGGACGGCCGACCCATGCTGTTGTGGGACCCGAAGCAGGTCGCGACAGAGCTTCCCAAGCTAGGGGCACGCTTCCCCTTCGACCTGCGACACGAAGGGCAACGCCGTGTGATGCAGGTGAAAGTGCCGGATGAAGTGCTCCGCTACAGCGACGACTACGGTCTCCCGGTTTTCCACAGCGGTTCTGTACTCCTCCCCCCGTCCGCGATCCCCGCTGACCACCGCCCCGACGTCGCCACTCTCACCCTCCTCAGCAGCTCCGCCCCCGAAACCGTCCGCGCGGTGCTCGACGGTATCGGTGGTGTGGACCCCACCACGGAGGTCGGGACGCCGGGGGTCGTCGTCACCTCTCTTCAGCAGATCACCGTGGTGAAGAGCCTTCTGGGCATCGGTATGGTCCTGGGGCTGATCATCGGGGTCGCCGCCTACCTGGTGGCCGCCACGGACCGTGCCGTGGAGCGGAAGCCCCAGGTCACCGCGCTGTCGCTGCTCGGCGCCCGGCCGCGCACTCTGCGCACCGTCCAGGTCGCCCAAGTGGTCGTGCCCTTGGCCGTAGGTCTCGCTCTGGCCGTGGTGCTGGGCAAGCTCGCCGAGTCCAGCTATCTCGTGACCGGCGGCGGGGCCATCTACTGGGACGGCGCCGGGGTCCCCCTGCTGCTGGCCTGCGCGGTCGGGGCGGTGGCGGTGGCCGCTGCCGGGGCGCTGCCTCTCGTCGGGCGACGGATCGACCCGGAGTTGATCCGACGGGACTGA
- a CDS encoding ABC transporter ATP-binding protein translates to MKTSEVLFARGVDLLYGETLAVKDADISLSRGEVVAITGQSGSGKSSLLYCLAGVLPVARGKVCFEGRSLGDLDDETLSELRRERFGFVFQYGELLPELTVEENTALPLRLAGQRKKEALAAAGEVLGRLGLADLRERRPSQVSGGQNQRIAVARALVHSPAVVFADEPTGSLDSANATAVLDEFLTLARAQGTAVVLVTHDSEVAARADSRYTMRDGVLSAQVREAS, encoded by the coding sequence ATCAAGACGTCAGAAGTCCTGTTCGCCAGGGGAGTCGACCTTCTCTACGGTGAGACTCTCGCGGTTAAGGACGCCGACATCTCCCTGAGTCGGGGGGAAGTTGTTGCGATTACTGGACAGAGTGGCTCAGGGAAGTCCTCACTTCTGTACTGCTTGGCCGGGGTCTTGCCCGTGGCCCGGGGGAAAGTCTGTTTCGAGGGACGCTCGCTCGGTGATCTCGACGACGAGACACTCAGTGAGCTCCGTCGGGAACGATTCGGGTTCGTCTTTCAATACGGCGAACTGCTGCCCGAGTTGACAGTGGAGGAGAACACGGCACTGCCCTTGCGGCTTGCCGGACAGCGTAAAAAAGAGGCTCTTGCTGCCGCCGGCGAGGTGCTGGGGCGGCTGGGGCTGGCGGACCTGCGAGAGCGGCGACCTTCTCAGGTGTCTGGAGGCCAGAACCAGCGCATTGCAGTGGCCCGTGCCCTGGTACACAGCCCTGCGGTGGTCTTCGCCGACGAGCCGACCGGTTCGTTGGACAGTGCTAACGCCACGGCAGTACTGGACGAGTTCCTGACCCTCGCTCGTGCGCAAGGAACTGCGGTGGTGCTGGTGACGCACGACTCCGAGGTGGCGGCCCGTGCGGATAGTCGGTACACGATGCGCGACGGCGTTCTCTCGGCTCAGGTGAGGGAGGCATCGTGA
- the ppdK gene encoding pyruvate, phosphate dikinase, with amino-acid sequence MSENKDPHVGHVAQSVEDVKFVYDFTEGNKDLKDLLGGKGANLAEMTNLGLPVPPGFTITTEACKVYLDSGDEPAALRDEVTSHLAALEEKMGKKLGQADDPLLVSVRSGAKFSMPGMMDTVLNIGLSDKSVQGLARQAGDERFAWDSYRRLIQMFGKTVLGVDGDLFEEALEAAKTAKKVVVDTELEAADLKKLVTKFKKIVKTEAGRDFPQDPREQMDLAIHAVFDSWNTDRAKLYRRQERIPGDLGTAVNVCSMVFGNLGPDSGTGVAFTRDPASGHQGVYGDYLQNAQGEDVVAGIRNTVPLAELEAIDKKSYDQLMQIMETLENHYKDLCDIEFTIERGQLWMLQTRVGKRTAGAAFRIATQLVDQGLIDEAEALQRVTGAQLAQLMFPRFDEDAKVAQVGRGIAASPGAAVGKAVFDSYTAVKWSRSGEKVILVRRETNPDDLDGMIAAEGILTSRGGKTSHAAVVARGMGKTCVCGAEELEVDTKRRRMTVPGGHVVEEGDLISIDGSSGKVYLGEVPVVPSPVVEYFEGRMHAGANDADELVEAVHRIMAFADRKRRLRVRANADNAEDALRARRFGAQGIGLCRTEHMFLGDRRELVERLILADTQVEREDSLKALLPLQKQDFVELFSAMDGLPVTVRLLDPPLHEFLPDITELSVRVALAESRQEPHENELRLLQAVHRLHEQNPMLGLRGVRLGLVIPGLFTMQVRAIAEAAAERKNAKGDPRAEIMIPLVGTVQELEIVREEADAVIAEVEAATGVSLKLSIGTMIELPRAALTAGQIAEAAEFFSFGTNDLTQTVWGFSRDDVEASFFTAYLEKGIFGVSPFETIDKDGVGSLVELAVQAGRATRPDLKLGVCGEHGGDPESVHFFHEVGLDYVSCSPFRIPVARLEAGRAASQSTGSDHR; translated from the coding sequence GTGTCGGAAAACAAAGATCCCCACGTAGGCCACGTAGCTCAGAGCGTTGAGGACGTGAAGTTTGTTTATGACTTCACCGAAGGCAACAAGGACCTCAAGGACCTCCTCGGCGGCAAGGGTGCGAACCTCGCCGAGATGACCAACCTCGGTCTCCCCGTGCCTCCCGGCTTCACCATCACCACCGAGGCGTGCAAGGTCTACCTCGACAGCGGCGACGAACCCGCGGCACTGCGTGACGAGGTCACCTCCCACCTCGCCGCGCTCGAAGAGAAGATGGGCAAGAAGCTCGGCCAGGCCGACGACCCGCTCCTCGTCTCGGTCCGCTCCGGCGCGAAGTTCTCGATGCCCGGAATGATGGACACGGTCCTCAACATCGGCCTCTCCGACAAGTCGGTGCAGGGCCTCGCCCGGCAGGCCGGCGACGAGCGCTTCGCCTGGGACTCCTACCGCCGGCTCATCCAGATGTTCGGCAAGACGGTCCTCGGCGTCGACGGCGACCTCTTCGAGGAGGCGCTGGAGGCGGCGAAGACGGCCAAGAAGGTCGTCGTCGACACCGAACTGGAGGCGGCCGACCTCAAGAAGCTCGTCACCAAGTTCAAGAAGATCGTCAAGACCGAGGCCGGCCGGGACTTCCCGCAGGACCCGCGCGAGCAGATGGACCTCGCCATCCACGCGGTCTTCGACTCCTGGAACACCGACCGCGCCAAGCTCTACCGCCGTCAGGAGCGCATCCCCGGCGACCTCGGCACGGCGGTCAACGTCTGCTCGATGGTCTTCGGCAACCTGGGCCCCGACTCCGGCACGGGCGTCGCCTTCACCCGCGACCCCGCCTCCGGCCACCAGGGCGTCTACGGCGACTACCTCCAGAACGCGCAGGGCGAGGACGTGGTGGCGGGCATCCGCAACACCGTCCCGCTGGCGGAGCTGGAGGCGATCGACAAGAAGTCGTACGACCAGCTGATGCAGATCATGGAGACCCTGGAGAACCACTACAAGGATCTCTGCGACATCGAGTTCACCATCGAGCGCGGCCAGCTGTGGATGCTGCAGACGCGCGTGGGCAAGCGGACCGCCGGCGCGGCCTTCCGGATCGCCACGCAACTCGTCGACCAGGGCCTGATCGACGAGGCGGAGGCCCTGCAGCGGGTGACGGGCGCCCAGCTCGCCCAGCTGATGTTCCCCCGTTTCGACGAGGACGCGAAGGTCGCACAGGTCGGCCGCGGCATCGCCGCCTCCCCGGGAGCGGCGGTCGGCAAGGCGGTCTTCGACTCGTACACGGCCGTGAAATGGTCGCGTTCGGGCGAGAAGGTCATCCTGGTCCGCCGTGAGACCAACCCCGACGACCTCGACGGCATGATCGCGGCCGAGGGCATCCTCACCTCGCGCGGCGGCAAGACCTCCCACGCGGCCGTGGTCGCGCGCGGCATGGGCAAGACGTGTGTGTGCGGCGCGGAGGAGCTGGAGGTCGACACCAAGCGCCGGCGGATGACCGTCCCCGGCGGCCATGTGGTGGAGGAGGGCGACCTCATCTCCATCGACGGCTCGTCCGGCAAGGTCTACCTGGGTGAGGTCCCGGTCGTCCCGTCCCCGGTCGTCGAGTACTTCGAGGGCCGCATGCACGCCGGCGCCAACGACGCCGACGAACTGGTCGAGGCCGTCCACCGGATCATGGCCTTCGCGGACCGCAAGCGCCGGCTCCGCGTCCGCGCCAACGCCGACAACGCCGAGGACGCGCTGCGCGCCCGCCGCTTCGGTGCCCAGGGCATCGGCCTGTGCCGTACGGAGCACATGTTCCTCGGCGACCGTCGCGAACTGGTCGAACGCCTCATCCTGGCCGACACGCAGGTCGAGCGCGAGGATTCCCTGAAGGCGCTGCTCCCGCTCCAGAAGCAGGACTTCGTCGAACTCTTCTCCGCGATGGACGGCCTGCCGGTGACGGTGCGTCTCCTCGACCCGCCGCTGCACGAGTTCCTGCCCGACATCACCGAGCTCTCGGTCCGCGTGGCCCTCGCGGAGTCCCGCCAGGAGCCCCACGAGAACGAGCTGCGCCTGCTGCAGGCCGTCCACCGCCTGCACGAGCAGAACCCGATGCTGGGCCTGCGGGGTGTGCGCCTCGGCCTGGTGATCCCCGGTCTCTTCACCATGCAGGTGCGGGCCATCGCTGAGGCGGCGGCCGAGCGGAAGAACGCCAAGGGCGACCCGCGCGCCGAGATCATGATCCCGCTCGTCGGCACGGTCCAGGAGCTGGAGATCGTCCGCGAGGAGGCGGACGCGGTGATCGCGGAGGTCGAGGCGGCGACGGGGGTGTCGCTGAAGCTGTCGATCGGCACGATGATCGAGCTGCCGCGCGCCGCGCTCACGGCCGGTCAGATCGCGGAGGCGGCGGAGTTCTTCTCCTTCGGCACGAACGACCTGACCCAGACGGTGTGGGGCTTCAGCCGCGACGACGTCGAGGCCTCCTTCTTCACGGCCTACCTGGAGAAGGGCATCTTCGGCGTCAGCCCGTTCGAGACGATCGACAAGGACGGCGTGGGCTCCCTGGTCGAGCTGGCGGTGCAGGCGGGCCGTGCGACCCGCCCCGACCTCAAGCTCGGCGTCTGCGGTGAGCACGGCGGTGACCCGGAGTCCGTCCACTTCTTCCACGAGGTGGGCCTCGACTACGTCTCCTGCTCCCCCTTCCGCATCCCGGTCGCCCGCCTGGAGGCCGGCCGCGCGGCCTCGCAGTCCACAGGCAGCGACCACCGCTGA
- a CDS encoding ROK family protein gives MSRRAVRVGSHAGAGDLLELVRSGRATTRGALQQATGLSRATVGQRLDRLFRAGWLREGAGGPVDSPLGGRPSITLEFDDAHALVLAADLDTRHARAALVSLTGEIQAEHTGTLVIDEGPDAVLDELGRWFAELLAKEGRPAHAVCGIGLAVPGPVDSDTGRVVQPPIMPGWDGYDIRGRLARAFTEHASGPAGVPVLVDNDANLMAYGEQRTGYADCSAFALVKVSTGIGAGVVVGGSIYRGIDGGAGDIGHIRVPQGADALCKCGSYGCLAAVASGGAVARRLAEAGLPTASGSDVRDLLAAGHPGATALAREAGRVVGDVLATVVTLLNPGVLMIAGDLAGTPFLTGVRELLYQRALPRSTAHLDVVTSRLGERAGLVGAAAQVVEYLYAPERAEERLAALGV, from the coding sequence ATGAGCAGAAGGGCCGTGAGGGTGGGCAGTCATGCCGGTGCCGGAGATCTGCTGGAGCTGGTCCGCAGCGGCCGGGCCACCACCCGTGGCGCGCTCCAGCAGGCCACCGGCCTGTCCCGGGCGACCGTCGGCCAGCGTCTGGACCGTCTCTTCCGCGCGGGCTGGCTCCGCGAGGGCGCCGGCGGCCCCGTCGACTCCCCGCTCGGCGGACGCCCTTCCATCACCCTGGAGTTCGACGACGCGCACGCCCTCGTCCTCGCCGCCGACCTCGACACCCGCCACGCCCGCGCCGCCCTCGTCTCCCTCACCGGCGAGATCCAGGCGGAACACACCGGCACCCTGGTCATCGACGAGGGCCCCGACGCCGTACTGGACGAACTGGGGCGCTGGTTCGCCGAGTTGCTCGCGAAGGAGGGGCGCCCGGCGCACGCGGTCTGCGGCATCGGCCTCGCCGTGCCCGGCCCCGTCGACAGCGACACCGGCCGCGTCGTCCAGCCCCCGATCATGCCCGGCTGGGACGGCTACGACATAAGAGGCCGGCTGGCCCGCGCCTTCACCGAACACGCCTCCGGCCCGGCCGGCGTCCCGGTCCTCGTCGACAACGACGCCAACCTCATGGCGTACGGCGAACAGCGCACCGGTTACGCCGACTGCTCGGCCTTCGCGCTGGTCAAGGTGTCCACGGGCATCGGGGCGGGCGTGGTGGTCGGGGGTTCGATATACCGGGGCATCGACGGCGGCGCCGGCGACATCGGCCACATCCGGGTCCCGCAGGGCGCGGACGCGCTGTGCAAGTGCGGCTCGTACGGCTGTCTCGCGGCGGTCGCGAGCGGCGGCGCCGTGGCGCGACGGCTGGCGGAGGCGGGGTTGCCGACGGCCTCCGGCTCGGACGTACGCGACCTGCTGGCCGCCGGGCATCCGGGCGCGACCGCGCTCGCGCGGGAGGCGGGCCGGGTCGTCGGGGACGTGCTGGCGACGGTGGTGACGCTGCTGAACCCGGGCGTTCTGATGATCGCCGGAGATCTGGCCGGAACCCCCTTCCTCACCGGTGTCCGCGAACTGCTCTACCAGCGCGCCCTGCCCCGCTCCACGGCCCACCTGGACGTGGTGACCTCCCGGCTGGGGGAGCGGGCGGGCCTCGTCGGGGCGGCGGCACAGGTCGTCGAGTACTTGTACGCGCCGGAGCGCGCCGAGGAACGGCTGGCGGCGCTGGGGGTGTGA
- a CDS encoding MGH1-like glycoside hydrolase domain-containing protein: protein MDRTTQLTARRPGTGAHVGGDVYDPAASATAATAPTSLTGSTGSAFSNGSLRRAAARVLADNWTGRSTVPSRTLYPHQWSWDSAFIAIGLRHLSPLRAQTELETLLGAQWGDGRIPHIVFSPSVPLDAYFPSPDFWRSSTAGRAAGAPRTTQTSGIVQPPVHALAVWLVHRADPGLSRARGFLARMYPRLAAWHRYLLHRRDLGGGGLVSVVHPWEQGMDNSPAWDAPLARITPAPARSFRRADLDHGAAEDRPTDVDYGRYVRLATDYRDAGYADGQGGFAVEDPAFNALLIASEHALARIAKELGAPGTARQARAERLTAALVERLWDPAREMFLCRDVITDALLPERGVSGLLPLLLPGLPREITAGLVRTLHGPHFGLGATTRLVPSYDLTGEAFDPHRYWRGPAWFNTNWLLERGLRLHGEPGRADALRAALLEIAGASGFAEYVDPYTGEACGALGFGWTAALTVDLLHGDDRDHGRDHGHGHGHGHGHDGGHVDGRVDGPDHGWLHGPYDERQHDDEVVFGMGDDITDGMRDA from the coding sequence GTGGATCGCACAACCCAGCTCACCGCCCGTCGGCCAGGGACAGGCGCGCACGTCGGCGGCGATGTATACGATCCGGCCGCGTCGGCGACGGCGGCGACCGCCCCGACCTCTCTGACCGGCTCGACCGGTTCAGCCTTCTCGAACGGTTCGCTGCGCCGCGCGGCGGCGCGGGTGCTGGCCGACAACTGGACGGGCCGGTCCACGGTGCCGTCGCGCACGCTGTATCCGCACCAGTGGTCGTGGGACTCGGCGTTCATCGCGATCGGGCTGCGCCATCTGTCACCACTGCGGGCGCAGACCGAGCTGGAGACCCTGCTCGGCGCGCAGTGGGGTGACGGGCGGATCCCGCACATCGTGTTCAGCCCCTCCGTACCGCTGGACGCGTACTTCCCGAGCCCCGACTTCTGGCGCTCCTCGACCGCGGGACGCGCCGCGGGCGCCCCGCGCACCACGCAGACCTCGGGGATCGTGCAGCCGCCGGTGCACGCGCTGGCGGTGTGGCTGGTGCACCGGGCGGACCCCGGGCTCTCCCGGGCGCGCGGTTTCCTGGCCCGGATGTATCCGCGGCTGGCCGCCTGGCACCGCTATCTGCTGCACCGCCGCGACCTGGGCGGGGGCGGCCTGGTGTCGGTGGTCCACCCCTGGGAGCAGGGCATGGACAACAGCCCCGCCTGGGACGCGCCCCTCGCCCGGATCACCCCCGCCCCGGCCCGCTCCTTCCGCCGCGCCGACCTCGACCACGGCGCGGCCGAGGACCGGCCGACCGATGTGGACTACGGGCGGTACGTACGGCTCGCGACGGACTACCGGGACGCCGGGTACGCCGACGGGCAGGGCGGGTTCGCCGTGGAGGACCCGGCCTTCAACGCCCTCCTCATCGCCTCCGAGCACGCCCTCGCGCGTATCGCCAAGGAACTGGGCGCCCCCGGGACCGCCCGGCAAGCGCGGGCCGAGCGCCTGACGGCGGCGCTGGTGGAGCGGCTGTGGGACCCGGCGCGGGAGATGTTCCTGTGCCGGGACGTCATCACGGACGCCCTCCTGCCGGAGCGCGGTGTCTCCGGGCTCCTTCCCCTCCTGCTCCCCGGCCTTCCGCGCGAGATCACGGCCGGGCTCGTGCGGACGCTCCACGGCCCGCACTTCGGACTCGGCGCGACCACCCGGCTCGTGCCGTCGTACGACCTGACCGGGGAGGCCTTCGATCCGCACCGGTACTGGCGCGGGCCCGCCTGGTTCAACACGAACTGGCTGCTGGAGCGGGGGCTCAGGCTGCACGGGGAGCCGGGCCGGGCCGACGCGCTGCGGGCGGCGCTGCTGGAGATCGCGGGGGCGTCCGGGTTCGCCGAGTACGTGGACCCGTACACGGGCGAGGCCTGCGGGGCGCTCGGCTTCGGCTGGACCGCCGCGCTCACGGTCGACCTGCTGCACGGGGACGACCGGGACCACGGCCGCGACCACGGACACGGTCACGGTCACGGTCACGGCCATGACGGGGGCCATGTCGATGGACGCGTCGACGGCCCCGACCACGGGTGGCTTCACGGACCGTACGACGAGCGGCAGCACGACGACGAGGTCGTGTTCGGCATGGGTGACGACATCACTGACGGCATGAGAGACGCGTGA